From Desulforegula conservatrix Mb1Pa, a single genomic window includes:
- a CDS encoding sigma-54-dependent transcriptional regulator codes for MADAVKPLILVADDDESHRLTINKLAATWGYEVHTAKNGEEASEKSRKNSYSVILMDIRMAVMDGITALHKIKSHDPSIPIIIMTAYSSVASAVEALKSGAYDYLTKPLDFDELKITLERASDHARLKAENLALKSQIRTQAGSRQIIGNSVAMRNLKATLSMVAPSEATVLITGESGTGKEMVARLIHLNSLRHDRPFIAVNCASINENLLESELFGHEKGAFTGAISKRNGIFMQADKGTIFLDEIAEMTPHMQAKLLRVIQEREVQRVGGEEYIKIDVRIIAATHQDLVKRVKENTFREDLFYRLNVVNMRVPSLREKTEDIPSLCQYFIARLSEKNRKNIIGISPDAIKALISYDWPGNVRELENMLERAVILSIGEYVTESELPPSISKKNDENILDKCLSLEDIEKKAIMVALDAAGWNKSEAARQLGINRKTLHKKLKSYGID; via the coding sequence ATGGCAGATGCCGTAAAACCACTTATACTCGTTGCAGATGATGATGAATCCCACAGGCTCACCATAAACAAGCTGGCAGCTACATGGGGATATGAGGTTCATACTGCAAAAAATGGAGAAGAAGCTTCAGAAAAATCAAGAAAGAACTCGTACAGTGTCATCTTAATGGATATACGAATGGCCGTAATGGACGGGATAACGGCTTTACACAAAATAAAATCCCACGATCCGTCCATACCGATTATCATAATGACTGCATATTCTTCTGTCGCATCTGCTGTAGAGGCCCTCAAATCAGGGGCATATGATTATCTCACAAAGCCGCTTGATTTTGACGAGCTTAAAATTACTCTTGAAAGAGCATCTGATCACGCAAGACTTAAAGCTGAAAATCTGGCTTTAAAAAGTCAGATCAGAACACAAGCAGGCTCAAGGCAAATCATCGGCAACAGTGTGGCCATGAGAAATCTGAAAGCGACACTTTCAATGGTCGCCCCATCAGAGGCAACTGTTCTTATCACAGGCGAAAGCGGAACCGGAAAGGAGATGGTAGCAAGACTGATTCATTTAAACAGCCTGAGGCATGACAGGCCATTCATAGCTGTTAACTGTGCCTCAATTAATGAAAATCTCCTTGAATCAGAGTTATTCGGCCATGAAAAAGGCGCTTTCACTGGAGCAATTTCGAAAAGAAACGGAATCTTCATGCAGGCAGACAAAGGGACTATTTTTTTAGATGAGATAGCCGAAATGACTCCGCATATGCAGGCGAAACTTTTAAGGGTAATCCAGGAAAGAGAAGTTCAGAGGGTCGGAGGCGAAGAATATATTAAAATTGATGTCAGGATAATAGCCGCAACCCACCAAGATCTTGTTAAAAGGGTAAAGGAAAATACTTTCAGGGAAGATCTTTTCTACAGGCTTAATGTGGTGAACATGAGAGTTCCGTCGTTAAGGGAAAAAACAGAAGATATTCCTTCGCTATGTCAGTATTTTATCGCAAGGCTTTCAGAAAAAAACCGCAAAAATATTATCGGGATTTCCCCGGATGCAATTAAAGCCCTTATATCCTATGATTGGCCCGGAAATGTCAGGGAACTTGAAAACATGCTCGAAAGGGCAGTAATACTCTCAATAGGTGAGTATGTAACTGAAAGTGAACTTCCGCCAAGTATTTCAAAAAAAAATGATGAAAATATTTTAGATAAATGCCTTTCCCTTGAAGACATAGAGAAAAAAGCTATAATGGTTGCCCTGGATGCGGCAGGATGGAACAAGAGTGAAGCAGCCAGGCAGTTAGGCATAAACAGAAAAACTCTTCATAAAAAACTTAAATCATATGGAATCGACTGA
- a CDS encoding ATP-binding protein, whose protein sequence is MNNSQNTKNYFLTSPWLVIGGAVILLVIVIIFSIDSAYREKTHMTIALTQKGESLITAFEAGARTGMMRMHWGAGHLQRLIEETGKGPDIKQIVIADSTGKIISHSNPELIGGKFDSEILEKTRESDKKPLYRIVTDGKGSKIFELFDVFKPMKPEGHQMRMRKGIGANPEPGFGPGKCDETLCMWDQGEQQIYYKPPLFISVGLDMTHFESAGQNKIKNALIMAGIILILGLSGFISLFWLQNYRQTRQRLEDTSAFADKVISCLPVGIIATDSDDKIVVFNESMEKICGIAFQNVLGQSLEKIIGSNAMNKITSLKEEKDSPEREIQLSFDNGKSFYAGITAAGINENDSITHSGLIIILRDLTQIKELENNLIRHEKMAAIGNLSAGVAHEIRNPLSSIKGLATYFRDLFPEGSDSRDTASVMIKEVDRINRVIKDLLEFSKPSEISRSEVILSEAVDHVFRLISADARNQNVSTVSNIPDNLKCLIDRDRLSQVLLNLCRNSLEAMGNIGTINIEAKKTGRSDLFIKVSDTGKGIDSEDLSKVFNPYFTTKNDGTGLGLAVAQKIIEAHSGSIRIKTEKTGTSLIIELPKAII, encoded by the coding sequence ATGAATAACAGTCAAAATACAAAAAACTATTTTCTCACTTCTCCTTGGCTTGTAATTGGAGGAGCTGTTATTCTGCTGGTCATTGTCATAATTTTTTCCATAGACAGCGCTTACAGGGAAAAAACCCACATGACGATTGCCTTGACCCAGAAGGGTGAGTCCCTGATTACTGCCTTTGAGGCAGGGGCAAGGACTGGAATGATGCGCATGCACTGGGGAGCTGGTCATCTGCAAAGGCTTATTGAGGAAACAGGCAAAGGTCCTGATATTAAGCAAATAGTTATTGCGGATTCCACAGGTAAAATAATAAGCCACAGCAATCCGGAACTTATAGGCGGAAAATTCGATTCTGAAATCCTGGAAAAAACCCGTGAATCCGATAAAAAGCCCTTATACAGAATTGTCACAGACGGCAAAGGTAGCAAAATATTTGAGCTGTTTGATGTTTTCAAGCCAATGAAGCCAGAAGGCCACCAGATGAGAATGAGAAAGGGCATCGGAGCTAACCCGGAGCCAGGATTTGGACCCGGCAAATGCGATGAAACCCTTTGCATGTGGGATCAGGGTGAACAGCAGATTTATTATAAACCGCCTCTGTTCATTTCAGTTGGCCTTGACATGACCCATTTCGAGAGTGCTGGTCAGAACAAAATTAAAAATGCGCTTATCATGGCAGGAATTATCCTTATCCTTGGCCTGAGCGGCTTCATATCGCTTTTCTGGCTACAGAACTACAGACAGACAAGACAAAGGCTTGAGGATACGAGCGCATTTGCAGACAAAGTAATATCATGCCTGCCTGTAGGAATTATTGCCACTGATTCTGATGATAAAATCGTCGTTTTTAATGAAAGCATGGAAAAAATCTGCGGCATTGCTTTTCAAAATGTTCTTGGACAAAGCCTTGAAAAGATAATCGGCAGTAATGCCATGAATAAAATCACCTCACTTAAAGAAGAGAAAGACTCACCTGAAAGGGAAATACAGCTTTCATTTGATAATGGGAAATCATTTTATGCAGGAATCACCGCAGCAGGAATCAATGAGAATGACTCCATAACGCATTCAGGCCTTATAATAATTTTAAGAGATCTTACCCAGATCAAGGAACTTGAAAACAATCTGATAAGACATGAAAAAATGGCCGCAATAGGAAATCTATCCGCAGGTGTGGCCCATGAAATAAGAAATCCCTTAAGTTCCATCAAAGGACTTGCGACCTATTTCAGGGATCTTTTTCCTGAAGGGTCTGACAGCAGGGACACTGCCAGCGTTATGATAAAAGAGGTTGACAGAATCAACAGGGTCATAAAGGATCTTCTAGAATTTTCAAAACCTTCTGAAATCTCAAGATCTGAAGTCATACTTTCAGAGGCCGTGGATCATGTTTTCAGACTCATCAGCGCAGACGCAAGAAACCAGAATGTTTCAACTGTTTCAAATATCCCAGATAATCTGAAATGCCTTATAGACAGGGACAGGCTTTCCCAAGTCCTGTTAAATCTCTGCAGAAACTCCTTGGAAGCAATGGGAAACATCGGAACAATAAATATAGAAGCAAAAAAAACAGGTAGGTCAGATCTTTTCATTAAAGTCTCTGACACAGGTAAAGGCATAGATTCTGAAGATTTAAGCAAGGTTTTCAATCCATACTTTACAACAAAAAACGACGGCACAGGCTTAGGATTGGCTGTGGCTCAAAAAATCATCGAGGCACATTCCGGCAGTATTAGAATTAAAACAGAAAAAACAGGTACTTCATTGATTATCGAACTACCCAAAGCAATAATATGA
- a CDS encoding heavy metal translocating P-type ATPase → MASKKSDLPVIGMTCANCAANIERVIRKMEGVVSCNVNFAAERVLVEYDDVKVALPDLIEAIKKAGFSVPVLESVFGVSGMTCANCALNIERILSRKTEGVLRASVNFATERLTVEHLAYSSCFEDIEKAVQKAGFRIFPIEKTETDDDDGADPEKAAREKEAKDQKKKFIVGAIFTLPLFLISMASDFGLLGMTVHGGLAVYLKWFYFILATPVQFYTGIDFYRAGYRSLRSGSANMDVLVALGSSTAYFFSVAVLIFPAISDHVYFETSAIIITLIRLGKMLEAGTKGKTGEAIRKLMNLTPKTALLIENGIEREILLKDVRAGDTLIIKPGASIPVDGLVSDGASGVDESMLTGEPLPVDKKKGDKVTGGTINCDGVLRIVAEKVGKDTALASIIRMVQEAQGSKAPVQAIADKVAGIFVPAVIIIASATFFTWFAVTGDFTFSMMRLVAVLVIACPCALGLATPTAVMAGTGKGAECGILFRNGSALEKVAACDTVVLDKTGTITSGKPQVSRIFSMNTDEKELIEMAASVEKNSGHPLAEAIVKKAEAEGLIIYETKDFLSHSGFGVSGTVNGSIIMAGKIEWFLEKGMELSGIKEESELCYGRGESVVAVAVNEKITGLIAISDTLRHDAAIAVDDLKNIGLNVVMLTGDSLPAAEAVASKIGIAQIYAGVTPEGKAEVVKNLKNEGKKIIMAGDGINDAPALAMADAGLAMGSGTDVAIETADVIITGSSLCTIALGVRLARKTMSVIYQNLFWAFFYNIILIPVAAGALYSLESMPLMLRQLHPMLAAFAMAFSSISVVSNSLRLYRTRRENI, encoded by the coding sequence ATGGCCTCAAAAAAAAGTGATTTGCCTGTTATAGGAATGACATGCGCCAATTGCGCTGCAAATATTGAGCGGGTTATCAGAAAAATGGAAGGTGTTGTTTCGTGTAATGTCAACTTCGCTGCTGAAAGGGTTCTTGTTGAATATGATGATGTGAAGGTGGCATTACCGGATCTTATTGAAGCTATAAAAAAAGCAGGTTTCTCGGTGCCTGTCCTGGAATCAGTATTTGGTGTTTCTGGTATGACTTGTGCGAACTGTGCTTTAAATATTGAAAGAATTCTTAGCAGAAAAACAGAGGGCGTACTCAGGGCGAGTGTGAATTTTGCAACTGAAAGACTGACCGTTGAGCATCTTGCCTATTCCTCATGCTTTGAGGATATTGAAAAGGCTGTCCAAAAAGCCGGATTCAGGATTTTTCCCATAGAGAAAACAGAAACTGATGATGATGACGGGGCAGACCCTGAAAAAGCGGCCAGGGAAAAGGAAGCAAAAGACCAGAAGAAGAAATTCATTGTCGGAGCAATATTCACCCTGCCTCTTTTTTTGATAAGCATGGCCAGCGATTTTGGCCTTTTGGGGATGACTGTTCACGGTGGTTTGGCTGTTTATTTAAAATGGTTTTATTTCATTCTTGCCACTCCTGTTCAGTTTTACACAGGCATAGATTTCTATAGGGCAGGTTACAGGAGTTTAAGGAGCGGATCGGCCAATATGGATGTTCTTGTGGCTCTCGGATCTTCAACCGCCTATTTTTTTTCAGTCGCAGTCCTTATTTTTCCGGCGATTTCAGATCATGTGTATTTTGAAACATCTGCCATAATAATCACATTGATAAGACTCGGAAAAATGCTCGAAGCAGGAACAAAGGGCAAGACTGGTGAGGCCATAAGAAAACTTATGAATCTTACACCAAAGACGGCACTATTAATCGAAAATGGTATAGAGCGTGAAATTCTTCTTAAGGATGTAAGGGCAGGGGACACGCTTATAATAAAACCTGGCGCTTCAATTCCTGTTGACGGACTCGTATCGGATGGGGCTTCCGGTGTAGACGAGTCCATGCTTACAGGAGAGCCTCTGCCTGTTGATAAGAAAAAGGGGGATAAGGTCACTGGCGGAACAATCAACTGTGACGGAGTCTTAAGAATTGTTGCCGAGAAGGTTGGAAAAGATACTGCTCTTGCGTCGATAATCAGAATGGTTCAAGAAGCCCAGGGCTCCAAAGCCCCTGTGCAGGCCATTGCAGACAAGGTGGCCGGTATATTTGTCCCTGCTGTAATCATCATTGCATCCGCCACCTTTTTTACATGGTTTGCAGTAACCGGTGATTTTACCTTCTCAATGATGAGGCTTGTGGCTGTTCTTGTGATTGCATGCCCTTGCGCTCTCGGACTTGCAACGCCGACTGCCGTAATGGCAGGTACTGGTAAAGGCGCCGAATGCGGCATACTGTTCAGAAACGGTTCAGCTCTTGAAAAAGTTGCTGCCTGCGATACTGTGGTTCTCGACAAGACAGGAACCATAACATCTGGGAAACCACAAGTCTCAAGGATCTTTTCCATGAACACAGATGAAAAAGAGCTTATTGAAATGGCGGCGTCTGTTGAAAAAAACTCGGGCCATCCTCTCGCAGAGGCAATTGTAAAAAAGGCCGAAGCAGAAGGGCTTATTATTTATGAAACAAAAGACTTCCTTTCGCATAGCGGCTTCGGGGTTTCAGGGACTGTAAATGGAAGCATCATAATGGCAGGCAAGATCGAGTGGTTTCTGGAAAAGGGTATGGAGCTATCTGGAATAAAAGAGGAATCAGAATTATGTTATGGTAGAGGGGAATCAGTTGTTGCGGTTGCGGTAAATGAAAAGATTACAGGATTGATCGCTATTTCTGATACACTGAGGCATGATGCGGCAATAGCTGTTGATGATTTAAAGAACATTGGTCTTAATGTTGTGATGCTGACCGGGGATTCTCTCCCTGCGGCAGAAGCAGTGGCTTCAAAGATCGGGATCGCTCAGATATATGCAGGCGTAACGCCCGAGGGCAAGGCAGAAGTTGTTAAAAATCTTAAGAATGAAGGAAAAAAAATTATAATGGCAGGAGACGGAATCAATGATGCGCCGGCTCTTGCAATGGCAGATGCCGGACTTGCCATGGGGTCAGGGACAGATGTGGCCATAGAGACAGCCGATGTAATAATAACAGGCTCATCCCTATGCACAATAGCACTTGGTGTCAGGCTTGCCAGAAAAACAATGTCTGTAATTTATCAGAATCTTTTCTGGGCTTTTTTTTATAATATTATTCTCATTCCGGTTGCAGCCGGAGCACTTTACAGCCTTGAATCAATGCCTCTGATGCTCAGGCAGCTTCATCCGATGCTGGCTGCTTTTGCCATGGCTTTCAGCAGTATATCTGTGGTCAGTAACAGTCTCAGACTTTACAGAACACGCAGGGAAAATATTTGA
- a CDS encoding PAS domain S-box protein: protein MIIRIKKILGWLSGIRPHQLMWVLVLVVIAGGSFLSWWTANRAEAELKKEFLSRAMIVAGSVNPARISALKGTEEDLFSTDYHRLKEQLWLVRQVMPQFGILYLLGKRDNQIVFLVDSEVQGSEFHSKPGEIYPDSNKAHRMAFETGKEILSEPYTDKWGKWISAIVPIYNRETTELAGLFCIDVDSRDWSSKVVEHAIAPMLFTVLISFILFFYSLFYRHYDEAQKRIATTEEYMNLAIEGAGLATWEWDLTTGDIISNDRFSQLIGYEGDLLEVKLNRWHHLVHPDEKDHLQEVLAANLNGVIDFFEEEHRLKHSAGHWVWVLNRGRVMERTQDGLPLRIAGTIMDISERKQNEKALKESEARFRRIFEESPIGIQLYDFNGILIQVNRACLDILGVSDPKEIVGLSAYNDPNLLQAMLDSIRNGSISGFEVAYDFDLVKKYGLYKTNRSKKSFLDIFVSSIGVEGSGTEAEFLIHVQDITDRKIAEEERISLEKRIQAAQKMESLGLLAGGVAHDFNNILGALQGFAEMALEIVELRMPGSSANEYLTQVIKASARAADLVDQILTFSRKSDSVRKPLDIAVVVKETIKLLRPSIPSNISLESSIDSNCGRVLVDPVHVHQIIMNLCANSRHAMGENGGILKIEMSRSAFGEKNINDPEGDYVRICVRDNGCGIPRDNIDRVFDPFFTTKRPGEGTGLGLSVVHGIVIACDGYVFVESELGKGTAICVYLPEAGDKEETAIINNEDKIKVNGRTPRVLLVDDEKSLLGMINERLTSRGLEVSAFLDPSAALDYLKSRPGDFDIVISDFNLSGLSGMDFVIKARESSPDIPFILMLGRDSVLQNEIHTIQGQFQMIRKPIAFNDLFASIRNFVEHKETV, encoded by the coding sequence TTGATAATAAGGATAAAAAAAATACTCGGATGGTTATCCGGAATAAGACCTCACCAATTGATGTGGGTTCTGGTTCTTGTCGTAATAGCCGGTGGTAGTTTTTTATCCTGGTGGACCGCTAATCGGGCTGAAGCAGAGCTTAAAAAAGAATTTCTTTCCAGAGCAATGATTGTGGCGGGATCTGTAAATCCTGCAAGAATTTCCGCGCTTAAGGGAACAGAAGAAGATCTCTTTTCGACTGACTATCACCGGCTAAAAGAACAATTATGGCTTGTCAGGCAGGTGATGCCTCAATTTGGCATTCTGTACCTGCTTGGTAAAAGAGATAACCAGATTGTATTTTTGGTTGATTCTGAAGTACAGGGCTCTGAGTTCCATTCAAAACCCGGAGAGATTTATCCTGATTCAAACAAGGCCCACAGAATGGCATTTGAGACTGGAAAAGAGATTCTTTCCGAACCATATACGGATAAATGGGGCAAATGGATAAGCGCAATTGTTCCAATCTACAACAGGGAAACGACTGAACTTGCCGGATTATTCTGTATAGACGTAGACAGCAGGGACTGGTCCTCTAAGGTCGTTGAACATGCCATCGCCCCCATGCTTTTCACAGTTCTGATCTCATTTATTCTTTTTTTCTATTCGCTTTTTTACAGACATTATGATGAAGCCCAGAAACGTATTGCAACAACAGAAGAATATATGAATCTGGCGATCGAAGGCGCCGGACTTGCTACATGGGAGTGGGATCTCACCACGGGCGACATTATTTCCAATGATCGTTTCAGTCAGCTAATTGGCTATGAAGGAGATCTCCTCGAGGTTAAGCTTAACAGGTGGCACCATCTTGTTCACCCTGACGAGAAAGATCATCTCCAGGAAGTGCTTGCAGCTAATTTAAATGGCGTCATAGATTTTTTTGAAGAAGAACACAGACTGAAACACAGTGCTGGCCATTGGGTATGGGTTCTTAACAGGGGGAGGGTCATGGAAAGAACCCAGGATGGTCTGCCCTTGCGAATAGCCGGAACCATCATGGATATTTCAGAACGCAAGCAAAACGAGAAGGCTTTAAAGGAAAGCGAGGCCAGATTCAGAAGAATTTTTGAGGAATCTCCTATCGGGATACAACTGTACGATTTCAATGGAATCCTTATCCAGGTGAACAGGGCATGTCTTGATATCCTTGGGGTAAGCGATCCAAAAGAGATTGTCGGACTTAGTGCCTATAATGACCCTAATCTTCTTCAGGCAATGCTTGATTCCATAAGAAACGGCAGCATATCTGGTTTTGAAGTGGCTTATGATTTTGATCTTGTCAAAAAGTACGGGCTTTACAAAACTAATCGATCAAAAAAATCCTTCCTGGATATATTTGTGAGCAGTATCGGCGTGGAAGGTTCGGGAACAGAAGCCGAATTTCTTATCCATGTTCAGGATATTACAGACAGAAAAATTGCTGAAGAAGAGCGGATTTCGCTGGAAAAAAGAATTCAGGCTGCCCAGAAAATGGAGAGCCTCGGTTTGCTGGCCGGCGGAGTTGCCCATGATTTCAATAACATTTTAGGTGCTTTGCAGGGTTTTGCTGAAATGGCTCTTGAGATTGTTGAGCTAAGAATGCCCGGATCTTCGGCCAATGAGTATCTGACCCAGGTAATCAAGGCAAGTGCCAGGGCGGCCGATCTTGTGGATCAGATTCTTACCTTCAGCCGAAAAAGTGACAGTGTCAGAAAGCCACTTGATATAGCAGTTGTGGTAAAAGAAACTATAAAGCTTCTAAGGCCTTCAATACCTTCAAATATTTCACTTGAAAGCAGTATAGACAGCAACTGCGGCAGGGTTCTTGTCGATCCTGTTCATGTGCATCAGATTATAATGAATCTTTGCGCCAATTCAAGACATGCCATGGGTGAAAATGGTGGAATATTGAAAATTGAGATGTCTCGGTCGGCATTTGGAGAAAAGAATATAAATGATCCTGAAGGTGATTATGTCAGAATCTGTGTCAGGGATAACGGGTGCGGGATACCGAGGGATAATATTGACAGGGTGTTTGATCCTTTCTTCACTACGAAAAGACCTGGAGAAGGTACAGGTCTCGGACTTTCAGTCGTTCACGGAATAGTCATAGCATGCGATGGATATGTTTTTGTGGAAAGCGAACTTGGCAAAGGTACTGCCATCTGTGTATATCTTCCGGAAGCAGGCGATAAGGAAGAAACAGCAATAATAAATAATGAAGATAAGATCAAAGTAAATGGCCGGACTCCAAGGGTTCTGCTTGTGGATGACGAAAAGTCTCTTCTTGGTATGATTAATGAACGCCTGACATCAAGGGGGCTTGAAGTTTCAGCTTTTCTTGATCCTTCAGCAGCACTTGATTATTTGAAATCAAGACCTGGTGATTTTGATATCGTAATAAGTGATTTTAATTTATCCGGTTTAAGTGGCATGGATTTTGTTATTAAGGCTCGTGAGTCTTCTCCTGATATTCCATTTATCTTAATGCTCGGGCGGGATTCTGTATTACAAAACGAAATTCATACTATCCAGGGACAATTTCAGATGATAAGAAAGCCCATAGCCTTTAATGATCTATTTGCTTCCATCAGAAATTTTGTTGAACATAAGGAAACTGTTTGA
- a CDS encoding response regulator — MKTILVVDDDDMFRNMLSETLRGAGYNVLEAENGKIAMRVILGSALDLVVTDLIMPEQEGIETIKEIKRIYPDMKIIAVSGGMRGGTMDFLPIAEYMGAARVFRKPVDRKTFLSAVSELVG; from the coding sequence ATGAAGACAATACTTGTGGTTGATGATGATGACATGTTCAGAAATATGCTAAGTGAGACACTCAGGGGCGCTGGATACAATGTCCTTGAAGCTGAAAACGGTAAAATTGCCATGAGGGTCATTTTAGGCAGTGCCCTTGATTTGGTGGTTACCGATCTGATCATGCCTGAGCAGGAAGGCATAGAAACCATTAAGGAAATTAAAAGAATTTATCCGGATATGAAAATTATTGCAGTTTCAGGAGGCATGAGGGGAGGAACAATGGATTTCCTCCCAATCGCCGAATATATGGGAGCTGCCAGGGTTTTCAGAAAGCCTGTGGACAGAAAGACATTTCTTTCAGCAGTATCTGAGCTGGTTGGATAA